A stretch of Lathyrus oleraceus cultivar Zhongwan6 chromosome 6, CAAS_Psat_ZW6_1.0, whole genome shotgun sequence DNA encodes these proteins:
- the LOC127094119 gene encoding uncharacterized protein LOC127094119: MKGKLRRWSEEVFGWYDLKVKEEVDKINEMNNQLYDREEAKGTELIIIISLACKTMSRYLYIKDNMLIQKARVRWNHERDLNSKFFHNVVNGRARRKYIEVVIIDKGMVESVDEVKDEVWSFFKNKFFEPKENRPFLEDFNFKSLNVVEVEYLKALFLDKEIKEAVWSCDGSKSLGPDRFYFVFINGCWNILK; encoded by the coding sequence ATGAAGGGAAAGCTTAGGAGGTGGAGTGAAGAGGTATTTGGATGGTACGATCTGAAAGTTAAAGAAGAAGTGGATAAGATTAATGAGATGAACAATCAATTATATGATCGTGAAGAAGCAAAAGGGACGGAGCTTATTATTATAATATCTTTAGCTTGCAAAACTATGTCGAGATATTTATACATCAAAGACAATATGTTGATTCAAAAAGCTAGAGTGAGGTGGAATCATGAAAGAGATCTTAACTCTAAGTTTTTTCATAATGTAGTAAATGGTAGGGCTAGAAGAAAATACATTGAAGTTGTTATCATAGATAAAGGAATGGTTGAATCAGTTGATGAAGTCAAGGATGAAGTTTGGAGTTTCTTCAAGAATAAATTCTTTGAACCTAAAGAGAACAGACCGTTCTTGGAAGACTTTAATTTCAAATCCCTCAATGTGGTTGAAGTCGAATATCTGAAGGCTCTTTTCTTAGATAAGGAAATCAAAGAAGCCGTGTGGAGTTGTGATGGATCTAAGAGTCTAGGACCTGACAGATTCTACTTTGTTTTCATAAATGGTTGCTGGAACATTCTAAAATAG